One Rhizobium sp. NRK18 genomic window carries:
- the rfbB gene encoding dTDP-glucose 4,6-dehydratase: MRVLVTGGAGFIGSALVRYLVGSVGVEVLTVDKLTYAGNLASLKPIEDRPNHRFLKADICDRASMKQAFESFSPDLVMHLAAESHVDRSIYGAADFINTNILGTFTLLEVVKEYWEKLSGDKRKAFRMLHVSTDEVYGSLGAEGQFVETTAYDPSSPYSASKAASDHLVTAWNRTYGLPLIVSNCSNNYGPFHFPEKLIPLVILNALERKPLPVYGTGENVRDWLYVDDHVRALWLIINRGTIGEKYNIGGNNEVRNIDVVQRICELLDQMRPSTSSFSELITFIEDRPGHDARYAIDATKIRNELGWTALETFDTGIQKTVNWYLENAWWWRPLRDNMQQLSR; this comes from the coding sequence ATGCGAGTTTTGGTAACGGGCGGCGCGGGCTTTATTGGCTCCGCTCTGGTACGCTATTTGGTCGGCAGTGTCGGCGTGGAAGTGCTCACGGTGGACAAGTTGACCTATGCCGGCAACCTCGCATCGTTGAAGCCAATAGAGGACAGGCCGAACCATCGCTTTTTGAAGGCGGACATCTGCGACCGCGCCTCCATGAAGCAGGCTTTTGAGAGTTTCTCACCAGATCTGGTGATGCACCTGGCAGCAGAAAGTCACGTCGACCGCTCGATCTATGGCGCGGCTGACTTCATAAACACCAACATTCTGGGGACCTTTACCCTCCTCGAAGTCGTCAAGGAGTACTGGGAAAAATTGAGCGGCGACAAGCGGAAAGCATTTAGAATGCTGCACGTTTCGACGGACGAGGTGTATGGCTCTCTTGGAGCGGAAGGACAGTTTGTCGAAACGACGGCGTATGACCCCTCCTCCCCCTACTCCGCCTCGAAAGCCGCCAGCGATCATCTGGTCACGGCATGGAATCGGACTTATGGTTTGCCCTTGATTGTGTCGAATTGTTCCAACAATTACGGACCATTCCATTTTCCGGAAAAATTGATCCCCCTTGTCATCCTCAACGCGCTCGAGAGAAAGCCGCTGCCTGTCTACGGCACCGGTGAGAATGTTCGTGACTGGCTCTATGTCGACGATCATGTTCGAGCACTCTGGCTGATCATCAATCGCGGGACAATCGGCGAAAAGTACAACATCGGCGGGAACAACGAAGTTCGCAACATCGATGTGGTGCAGCGAATATGTGAACTTTTGGACCAAATGCGTCCATCCACCTCGTCTTTCTCCGAGTTAATAACATTCATCGAAGACCGCCCTGGCCATGATGCGCGCTACGCGATCGATGCGACCAAGATTCGGAACGAGCTTGGTTGGACAGCGTTGGAGACCTTTGACACAGGTATCCAAAAGACTGTTAACTGGTATCTGGAGAATGCGTGGTGGTGGCGTCCACTTCGTGACAACATGCAGCAGCTCAGCCGTTAG